AACAGAGCCTGCCGTAGATGCGGCCATTATAGCGGCTATTGCTTCAAGCTACCGGAATATTCCTGTAGCCTATGATACCCTTATTTTCGGGGAGGTAGGCCTTACGGGGGAAATGAGAGCCGTATCAAACGCCCAGACAAGAATAGCAGAGGCTTCAAAGCTTGGCTTTAAAACCTGTATTATGCCGAAGGCAAATACCAAAGGCATTAAAAATACCGAAAATATACAGGTTTACGGAATATCAAATATCATAGAGCTTTTAGAAATAGCATGCCCCAAATAGGTGATTTTATGGAATATATACCTGCAAAAACCATAGTAACCCATAATAAAAGGCCGGACTATTGGTTCGGCTGTGAGTACAATATGAATATTTACAGAGGGTGCAGCCATGGCTGTATTTACTGCGATTCAAGAAGCGATTGCTATCAGGATAAAAACTTTCATCAGGTTAAGGTAAAAGAAGATGCCCTTGCCATAATCAGAAACGACTTAAGGCGGAAGGTTAAAAAGGGGGTAGTGGCTACGGGAGCCATGAGCGACCCTTATAATCCCCTTGAAGAAAAGCTTTGCCTTACAAGAAATGCCCTTGAGCTTATTTCGGCTTACGGCTTTGGCGCAGCTATAGATACCAAGGGAATACTGATTAAAAGAGATATCGATGTTTTAAAGGAAATAAAGGCCCATAGCCCTGTAATCGTTAAAATAACCATAACCACCTTAGACGATACTCTTGCAAAAATAATCGAGCCTGGGGCACCCACCACCTCTGAACGGCTTGAAGCCTTAAAAATGCTTTCAGAAGAAGGGATCTATGCGGGGGTTCTCCTGATGCCTGTGCTTCCCTTTATAAATGATTCAAAGGAAGATATTTTAAACTTACTGGAAGCCCTTAAAGCGGCAAAGGCTAAATTTATATATCCTTATTTCGGCCTTACCCTAAGGGATAGCCAAAGAGCGTATTTTTATAATATGCTGGATAAACATTTTCCTTTTGTAAAGGAAAGATATATCGAAACCTTCGAAAATAAATATAAATGCCCATCATCCCGTTCAAGAGCGCTTTATTCCATGTTTAAAGCTTATGCTATAAGAAATAACATCCTTTATAATATGAAAGATATTATATATTCCTATAAATGCGGCTATGAGAACACCCAATTATCCTTGTTTTAGGGAGCATTAGGATTATTTTCATGCTGCTTTATATGAAATTGTTATTTTCTTCTGGAAAAATTCATGTAAATTTAGTATAATAACTATAAGAGGCACATGCATAAAATTTGGTAAGAAGGTTAAATTTATACCAATAGCATTTTGCCTCATGGCAAATGAAGGGAGCTGTTAATATGCGTTACTCATTTACTAGCAGGGATTTTAATGCAGGAGACAATATCAAGGAAAAAACCATGCAGAAGATCGGCAGGCTCGAAAGAATCTTACCTGAAAACTGCGAAGTGTTTGTTACATTTTCTACCATTAAAATCAATAATAAAGTCGAAGTTACAATTCCTTTGAAAGGCAGGACCTTAAGAGCCGAGGTTACAGATGTAGATATGCTTAACGCTGTTGACAAGGTTGTAGATGCCCTTGAAAGACAGATGAAAAAGTATAAGGGGCAGCTTAACAACAAAGCAAGAAGGGATTCTTCTTTTATCGAGGAATATAATAACGTATTCAGCAGCCATGCAGAGGATTCAAAGGATTCAGACGAACAAAAGGTTTTAATTAAAAAGACGAAGAAATTTGCATTTAAGCCCATGGATGTTGAAGAGGCCGTTATGAATATGGAGCTTCTCGGTCACAACTTTTTTGTATTCAGAAACAGCAGAACCGAAGAAATCAACGTAGTATATAAAAGACATGACAGTACCTATGGCATTATTGAGCCGGAAGTATAAAAATATAATTTATGCCCCCCGTAAGGGGGGCTTTTAAATAGCCTACAGCAAAGCGGAGGAAGAAATGGATATTATATTTGCCACAAAAAACAAAGGAAAATTAAAGGAAGTTAAAGCCATATTGGAAGGCTATAATGTAATGGGCATGGAAGAAGCCGGAATAGAGATTGACGTTATTGAAGACGGAGAAACATTTGAGGATAACGCCATTAAAAAAGCAAAGGAAATTATGCTTATTTCCAATAAAATAGTTCTTGCAGACGATTCCGGTATAGAAATTGATTATCTTGATAAAAAGCCGGGGGTTCATTCTGCAAGGTTTTTGGGAGAGAATACCCCTTATACCATAAAAAATCAAAAGGTGCTTGAAATGCTTGAAAGCGCAAAAAAAGAAGAAAGAACGGCACGATATGTAGCTGTTATAGCAGCTGCGTTTCCCGATGGTACAGTACTTACGGAAAGAGGCATTATGGAAGGAGAAATTGCCCAGGAGCCAAAGGGAGAAAACGGCTTCGGCTATGACCCTATATTTTATATACCGGAATATAAGCTTACGGTTGCTGAAATGGAGCCTGCCGAGAAAAATAAAATAAGCCATAGGGGAATAGCCCTTAGGGCCATAAAAAAGAGACTGGACGAGAAGATTTCGTAAAGGCAGTACTCGCGGCTTTTACGTATAGCCAATTTGCCTTTATCCTGAAGTGAATATTAGACTTTAGAGGGCCTAAAATAAGAGAAAAGTAAATTGCAACATATTTATTCGTATGGCTGTAAGAGTGAAATAATTCAGAGTAAGTTTATAAATTATACGCTATTTAAAAAAGAGAAAGAATTTTATTGTAAATTTAATATGAAGAAGCAGCAAAGCCTATTCTGTTCCCAGCAAGATTAAAAATAAGGATTTCCTTCGGAAACGGTACGTTTTTGAGCTTTTGTGAATATACGGCTTTGCTGCTGTTTAACTTTAAATTTACTATAAACGAAAAAGGTATTGCAAAATTATTTTGCAATACCTTTTTTAAGTATTATTTATTTGCTATCATATCAAGTATTTTATTGTTTCTTTCAATAAATGCGCTCATTTCCTCCGGCGGAAGGGGCTTATGGCTCATCATTGCAAGGTCGTATATCTGGCGGCAGATTAGAAGCATATCTTCTTTTTTATTTTCATTATCCTTAAGGGCAAGAAGCGTTTTAACCAGGTTGTTATTATTGTTTATAATCAGAGTTTCCTGAGATTTAAAGCCTTCTCCTATGCCGGCAAACATTTTGCTCATTTCCTGCATTCTTCTGTCCTGCTCACTTAAAAGAACGATTGCCGGTGTATTTTCAGATTTCAGGGTTTCTACCTCTATTTTTATGTCCTCGCCGATGGCATTTTTAAAAATTTCTGCAATGGCTTCGTTATTTTCGCTGCTTCCTTCTTCGGATTTAAGGTTTTTGCTTATTTCAGCATCTATTCTTAAGAATTTTATGCCTTCTGAATAAGATTCGATATAAGAAATAAAGGGATTGTCTATTACGGTATTTAATATGAGCGGCTCTATGCCTTGTTCTTTAAAAAGCTTGATATATTGAGACTGCTGAACAAGGTCGGAGGCATAGTATATTTCCTTCGTATTGTATTTTTCCGTATATTCATTTAAAGTGAGATGCTCTTCTGCCGTTGTTTTAAATAAAAGGCTGTCTTTAATTTTATCGTAGAAGGATTTATCCTTAATACAGCCGAATTTAATAAAGATATTGACATCATCCCAGAATTTAGCGTAATTATCCCTATCCTTTTTAAATAGGGAATTCAGCTTATCTGCGACCTTCCTCGTAATATAGCCGGACATTTTTGAAACATTGGCATCGTTTTGCAAGAAGCTTCTGGATACGTTAAGAGGAATATCGGGGCAGTCCAGAACGCCTTTTAAAAGAAGCAGGAATTCAGGAACTACTTCCTTCACGTTGTCTGCAACGAAAACCTGATTGCAGTAAAGCTTAATTTCTCCTTCCATAGGCTCAAAATCGTTTTTAAGTTTAGGAAAGTAAAGGATGCCTTTAAGGTTAAAGGGATAGTCCATATTTAAATGAATCCAAAATAAAGGCTCATTAAAATCCATAAATACAGTATGGTAAAATTCTTTATATTCTTCGTCTGTTACTTCAGAAGCCTTTTTAAGCCAAAGAGGCTTGGTGTCGTTTATGGGTAATGGCTCTGAAGTTTTTTCTTCCTCTTCGCCTTCTTCTTTTTCCTTAGATTTTTCATTTTCATCAATGAGATAGATTTCATAAGGCATGAAGCTGCAGTATTTTTTCAGAATCTCATTTAGTTTATAACGAGAGAGAAAGTCTTTGCTTTCTTCATTTATGTGAAGGGTTATTTCAGTTCCTCTTTCAGCCTTCGTACCTTCTGAAATTTCATATTCTATGCCGCCGTGGCATATCCATTTGGCGGCTTTGGCGCCTTCTGCATAGCTTAAAGAGTCAATTTCCACCGTGTCTGAAACCATAAAGGCCGAATAAAACCCAAGGCCGAAATGGCCTATAATTTCATTTTCAGCGCCAAGCTTATCCTTATATTTTTCAATAAAGTCCTCTGCGCCGCTAAAGGCGATTTCATTGATATATTTATTTATTTCTTCGGCGGTCATACCAATGCCGTTATCCATTATTTTAATGGTCTTATTTTCCTTATTAAAAGTAACCTTAACGGAAAACTTTTCTTCCGGGGAAACGAAAGGGGCCTCCCCCATATCCCTAAGCTTTATAAGCTTTGTAATAGCGTCGCAGCCGTTGGATACAAGCTCCCTTAAAAATATATCCATATCGGAATAAAGCCATTTTTTTATAATGGGCAAGAGATTTTCACTGTTTATGGATAAATTTCCTTTTTCCATTGATTTTCCTCCTTATTTGGTTCATATTTCTTTAGGCTTTAGAAAAGCTAAGTATAGTAAAACCAAGTAAATATAGTAAATTTATTCTGAAGAAATAACAAAAGCCTGTTCTCTATGGAAATCCGTATTTTTGAACTATGGAGAACGGGATTTTGCGGCTATTTTACTTTGTTTAACTATATATAAATATAATAAGTAGTAGCATCAGAAAAGTCAATAAAAAATTAGCACTCAACGCCGTCAAGTGCTAACAAAAGTTTAATTATCGTAAACAACAGCGATTTTATTTTCTTTGAAAAAGTTTTTTATATATTCCTCCCAAACCAAATCCAGCTCTTTATTTAAGGCAAAGGTCTTTTGACTTGTGGCCGTGCTTAGATTAATTTCATTTCCGTTATAAATTAAATTAAGATATAAAGCGCCGGCATTTTGGTGAAGGACCTCTGCCTTTTCCTGAGGCATGGAAAATATAATTTTGATGGCTTTAGGCTTTTTATTTCCTTTGATGATGTCAAAGGCATAGGGCCTTAATTCTTCCCAAATACAGAAGTTTCTTGTTCTCTCGTCTTCTTCATCAGATGAGATTATGGCAGATATCTCAAATTTTGTAAATGTAATTATTTCTACACCTCTTACCTCAAAGAAATCAAATACATCCTTTTTAAACAGTGAAGCCATAAAATCCTTAACTTCACTTAGGGGAACTGAAAATGACAGCATTTTATCCTCCGTATCAATAGCCCTGTAAATGTGAAAGACTTTCAGGGCTTATATTCAGGCCAAAAACAAGAAAAGTATTTGACCTTCGCCGAAAATTGGTTTTGCAGGCACCTGCGACGCTAAAACAAAGAGCTTACCAGATATTGTTTTAGCGTTTATCTTAGGCCTATATTGCAGTTCTATTAAAACAATAGTATAATTATAGCATTTCTTGCAAAAATATGAAATAGGAAAGATAGGCCCCTATTAAGCCTTTCCGGAGATTTGAAACAGATTATTTCATGTGGTATAATGGAAACAAAATTAAGCGAAGCTTAATTTTGTTTCTGAATACATTTCTCGAAGAGGAGTGTATGAGTATATATGGCAAAAAAGGAAACTGGCAAATCAAACTGTATTTGATTTTGTTTCTGAATACATTTCCGAAGGGAAATGCAGGAGCAGGCAATAATTTGATTAGTATAAAAAAACTACGACTATAGTATAATTTATATATTATTTATCTTACGTAAAAGCAGGAGGTTATTATGGAAAACAGGAGCGAAAGCAGCTTAAGCGAAACCGGCAATTTTATTCACGCTTATATTAACGAAGATTTAGAGGGAAGACTGAACCAAGTGCATACACGCTTTCCTCCGGAGCCTAACGGTTACCTTCATATAGGCCATGCCAAGGCCATTACTTTGAATTACAGCATTGCAAAAATGTACGGGGGAAAGTTCAATCTGCGTTTTGACGACACCAATCCGGCCAAGGAGGATACGGAATACGTAGAATCTATTATAAGGGATATTAAATGGCTTGGGGCGGACTGGGAAGACAGGCTTTATTTTGCGTCGGATTATTTTGAGCAGTTTTATGAGATGGCAATTACGCTGATAAAAAAAGGCAAGGCCTTCGTCTGCGACCTTACAGCAGAGGAAATCAGGCAATACAGGGGAACATTAAACGCCCCGGGGAAGGAAAGCCCCTATAGAAACAGGACGATAGAAGAAAACCTTGATTTGTTTGAGAGAATGAAAAACGGGGAATTCCCCGATGGCTCCAGAACATTAAGGGCTAAAATTGACATGAGCTCTCCCAATATTAATATGAGAGATCCTGTTATTTACCGTATCGCTAAAATACCGCATCATAGAACAGGGGATAAATGGTGTATTTATCCGATGTATGACTATGCTCATCCCCTTGAAGATGCTATCGAGGGAATCACCCATTCCCTTTGCTCCATGGAGTTTGAAGACCATAGGCCTCTTTATGACTGGTTCATCAATGAGCTTGATTTTGAGCTGAAACCAAGGCAGATAGAATTTGCAAAACTTTATCTTACCAATACCATTGTAGGAAA
This is a stretch of genomic DNA from Anaeropeptidivorans aminofermentans. It encodes these proteins:
- a CDS encoding SPL family radical SAM protein is translated as MEYIPAKTIVTHNKRPDYWFGCEYNMNIYRGCSHGCIYCDSRSDCYQDKNFHQVKVKEDALAIIRNDLRRKVKKGVVATGAMSDPYNPLEEKLCLTRNALELISAYGFGAAIDTKGILIKRDIDVLKEIKAHSPVIVKITITTLDDTLAKIIEPGAPTTSERLEALKMLSEEGIYAGVLLMPVLPFINDSKEDILNLLEALKAAKAKFIYPYFGLTLRDSQRAYFYNMLDKHFPFVKERYIETFENKYKCPSSRSRALYSMFKAYAIRNNILYNMKDIIYSYKCGYENTQLSLF
- the hpf gene encoding ribosome hibernation-promoting factor, HPF/YfiA family, translated to MRYSFTSRDFNAGDNIKEKTMQKIGRLERILPENCEVFVTFSTIKINNKVEVTIPLKGRTLRAEVTDVDMLNAVDKVVDALERQMKKYKGQLNNKARRDSSFIEEYNNVFSSHAEDSKDSDEQKVLIKKTKKFAFKPMDVEEAVMNMELLGHNFFVFRNSRTEEINVVYKRHDSTYGIIEPEV
- the rdgB gene encoding RdgB/HAM1 family non-canonical purine NTP pyrophosphatase; amino-acid sequence: MDIIFATKNKGKLKEVKAILEGYNVMGMEEAGIEIDVIEDGETFEDNAIKKAKEIMLISNKIVLADDSGIEIDYLDKKPGVHSARFLGENTPYTIKNQKVLEMLESAKKEERTARYVAVIAAAFPDGTVLTERGIMEGEIAQEPKGENGFGYDPIFYIPEYKLTVAEMEPAEKNKISHRGIALRAIKKRLDEKIS
- the htpG gene encoding molecular chaperone HtpG; protein product: MEKGNLSINSENLLPIIKKWLYSDMDIFLRELVSNGCDAITKLIKLRDMGEAPFVSPEEKFSVKVTFNKENKTIKIMDNGIGMTAEEINKYINEIAFSGAEDFIEKYKDKLGAENEIIGHFGLGFYSAFMVSDTVEIDSLSYAEGAKAAKWICHGGIEYEISEGTKAERGTEITLHINEESKDFLSRYKLNEILKKYCSFMPYEIYLIDENEKSKEKEEGEEEEKTSEPLPINDTKPLWLKKASEVTDEEYKEFYHTVFMDFNEPLFWIHLNMDYPFNLKGILYFPKLKNDFEPMEGEIKLYCNQVFVADNVKEVVPEFLLLLKGVLDCPDIPLNVSRSFLQNDANVSKMSGYITRKVADKLNSLFKKDRDNYAKFWDDVNIFIKFGCIKDKSFYDKIKDSLLFKTTAEEHLTLNEYTEKYNTKEIYYASDLVQQSQYIKLFKEQGIEPLILNTVIDNPFISYIESYSEGIKFLRIDAEISKNLKSEEGSSENNEAIAEIFKNAIGEDIKIEVETLKSENTPAIVLLSEQDRRMQEMSKMFAGIGEGFKSQETLIINNNNNLVKTLLALKDNENKKEDMLLICRQIYDLAMMSHKPLPPEEMSAFIERNNKILDMIANK
- a CDS encoding DUF5721 family protein, which translates into the protein MLSFSVPLSEVKDFMASLFKKDVFDFFEVRGVEIITFTKFEISAIISSDEEDERTRNFCIWEELRPYAFDIIKGNKKPKAIKIIFSMPQEKAEVLHQNAGALYLNLIYNGNEINLSTATSQKTFALNKELDLVWEEYIKNFFKENKIAVVYDN